From the Daucus carota subsp. sativus chromosome 8, DH1 v3.0, whole genome shotgun sequence genome, one window contains:
- the LOC108199792 gene encoding MACPF domain-containing protein NSL1: MANKLDPQTAAEKAVLAIGSGYDITDDIRLSACKPGPSGSGLIVLDHSTRKEMVLPCGRIVSNVSASISCGRGERTRFSSDVLSFAQMAEHFNQGISLSGKIPSGLFNTMFDFKSCWQKDASTTKTLAFDGWFITMYNIALSKSQITLSEHVKREVPSSWDPAALAEFIEKFGTHIVVGVTMGGKDVIHLKQLKNSNLQPTEVQKVLKQVADQKFSEHVDENLAQNPEKSSGTQKDGKSLNWDINTPFASTLRSPVVSLSKNDDLLSIRIRRGGFDIGQSHQKWLSTVSQYPNAISMSFVPISSLLSGVRGSGFLSHAINLYLRYKPPMEELQQFLEFQVPRQWAPAYGDLPLAPRRQKQASPSLKFTFMGPKLYVNTVKVDSENRPVTGLRLYLEGKKSDHLAIHIQHLTTLPKTLQLSEDLSYEPYDEPAEKGYLEAVKWSIFSHVCTQPVQYNGARIDDDSASIVTKAWFEVKGIGMKKVLFLRLGFSVVASTIIRRSEWDGHTMTSRKSGLMSMLITTPFSSPLTEPAVPAKVDLNSAVYPGGPPSPAKVPKMFSFVDTKEMVRGPEEAPGYWVVTGAKLCVDGGKIRIKVKYSLLTVVSEDSLI, encoded by the exons ATGGCAAATAAGTTGGATCCTCAAACAGCAGCTGAGAAAGCCGTGTTAGCCATAGGATCAGGCTATGATATCACGGATGATATTCGCTTGTCTGCTTGTAAACCCGGGCCTTCAGGCTCTGGTTTGATCGTGTTGGATCATAGTACGAGGAAGGAGATGGTGTTGCCTTGTGGCAGAATTGTGTCGAATGTTTCGGCTTCGATTAGTTGTGGTAGAGGGGAGCGGACGAGGTTTAGTTCCGATGTTCTTTCGTTTGCTCAG ATGGCGGAGCATTTTAATCAGGGCATCTCTTTATCTGGCAAAATACCTTCTGGTCTGTTCAACACAATGTTTGATTTTAAAAGTTGCTGGCAAAAGGATGCTTCGACCACAAAAACTCTAGCTTTTGATGGCTGGTTCATTACAATGTACAATATAGCGCTGTCAAAATCCCAGATAACACTGTCGGAACATGTGAAGAGAGAAGTGCCTTCTTCTTGGGATCCAGCTGCGCTTGCTGA GTTCATTGAAAAATTTGGTACTCATATTGTTGTTGGGGTAACAATGGGAGGTAAAGATGTAATCCACCTTAAGCAGctaaaaaattcaaatcttcagCCAACAGAGGTGCAGAAAGTGTTGAAGCAAGTAGCCGATCAAAAATTTTCTGAACATGTAGATGAAAATCTTGCACAAAATCCGGAGAAATCATCAGGAACACAGAAG GATGGAAAATCTTTAAACTGGGATATCAATACACCGTTTGCAAGCACGCTAAGATCACCTGTTGTTTCTCTTTCGAAAAATGAT gatttgtTAAGCATCCGTATTCGTCGTGGGGGTTTTGACATTGGGCAAAGTCATCAAAAGTGGCTTTCAACTGTATCACAGTATCCTAATGCTATATCAATGTCCTTTGTGCCAATCTCTTCACTTTTAAGTGGTGTTCGCGGCAGTGGATTTCTAAGCCATGCAATCAATCTTTACCTTAGAT ATAAACCACCTATGGAGGAACTCCAACAATTTTTAGAGTTTCAAGTACCTCGACAATGGGCTCCAGCATATGGTGATCTTCCACTTGCTCCGAGACGCCAAAAACAAGCTTCTCCATCACTCAAGTTCACTTTTATGGGCCCTAAACTTTATGTCAACACTGTAAAG gtTGATTCTGAAAATCGGCCTGTGACTGGACTCAGATTATACTTAGAAGGTAAGAAGAGTGACCACCTGGCCATCCATATTCAGCACCTAACAACTCTTCCAAAGACCCTGCAACTGTCTGAAGATCTAAGTTATGAACCATATGATGAGCCAGCAGAAAAAGGCTACTTAGAGGCTGTCAAGTGGAGCATATTTTCACATGTATGCACTCAACCGGTACAGTATAATGGAGCCCGGATTGATGATGACTCTGCCTCTATTGTGACAAAGGCATGGTTTGAGGTCAAGGGTATCGGTATGAAAAAAGTCCTCTTCTTGAGGCTTGGATTTTCTGTGGTAGCATCTACTATTATCAGAAGGTCTGAGTGGGATGGACATACAATGACATCACGAAAATCAGGATTGATGTCGATGCTGATCACAACACCTTTTAGTTCTCCGTTGACTGAACCAGCAGTGCCAGCCAAGGTGGATTTGAATTCAGCAGTTTATCCTGGGGGACCGCCTTCGCCAGCAAAAGTGCCAAAAATGTTCTCTTTTGTAGATACGAAGGAAATGGTAAGAGGCCCAGAGGAAGCACCAGGATATTGGGTGGTCACCGGTGCAAAGCTATGTGTGGACGGAGGGAAGATTAGAATCAAAGTGAAATACTCCCTTTTGACAGTCGTGTCAGAGGACTCTTTGATATGA
- the LOC108197806 gene encoding protein DEHYDRATION-INDUCED 19 homolog 4: protein MDSDLWVSRLAAAKRQFFNHHNNHLNAHLEMLIAEEDEEEDEDDDDGTGYPCPYCYEEFDFIPLCHHLEHEHYTQTAETICTICAENVSGDMLRHITTDHEPLFKIS, encoded by the exons ATGGATTCTGATTTGTGGGTGTCTAGACTTGCTGCAGCTAAAAGGCAATTCTTTAATCACCACAATAATCATCTCAATGCCCATCTTG AAATGCTGATTGCTGAAGAAGATGAGGAGgaggatgaggatgatgatgatggaacAGGATATCCATGCCCCTACTGCTATGAGGAATTTGATTTCATTCCACTCTGCCATCATCTTGAGCATGAGCATTACACTCAGACTGCTGAAACA ATTTGTACTATCTGTGCTGAAAATGTCTCTGGAGACATGCTCCGTCATATTACAACCGATCATGAACCACTCTTCAAGATATCCTGA